One genomic region from Ralstonia pickettii DTP0602 encodes:
- a CDS encoding anhydrase produces MTLYKLGELAPAIAGSAFVAAEATIIGRAELADNVSVWPGAVIRADNEPVTIGAGSNVQEGAVLHTDPGCPLTLGAGVTVGHQAMLHGCTVGDGALIGIQAVILNNAMIGAESLVAAGALVTEGKQFPPRSLILGSPAKAVRELTDDEVKSLRANAEDYVRRAAQYRVALEKIG; encoded by the coding sequence GCGCCCGCCATCGCCGGCAGCGCCTTTGTCGCTGCCGAAGCCACCATCATCGGCCGCGCCGAACTGGCCGATAACGTCTCGGTCTGGCCCGGTGCCGTGATCCGCGCCGACAACGAGCCCGTGACCATCGGCGCCGGCAGCAACGTGCAGGAAGGCGCGGTGCTGCATACCGATCCCGGTTGCCCGCTGACGCTCGGCGCCGGCGTGACCGTGGGGCACCAGGCCATGCTGCACGGCTGCACCGTCGGTGACGGCGCGCTGATCGGCATCCAGGCGGTGATCCTGAACAACGCGATGATTGGCGCCGAGTCCCTGGTGGCCGCCGGCGCACTGGTGACCGAGGGCAAGCAGTTCCCGCCGCGCTCGCTGATCCTGGGCTCGCCCGCCAAGGCCGTGCGCGAACTGACCGATGACGAAGTGAAGAGCCTGCGCGCAAATGCCGAGGACTATGTCCGCCGTGCCGCGCAGTACCGGGTGGCGCTCGAGAAGATCGGCTGA